The Aspergillus luchuensis IFO 4308 DNA, chromosome 7, nearly complete sequence genome has a segment encoding these proteins:
- a CDS encoding uncharacterized protein (InterPro:IPR001810,IPR036047,IPR032675;~go_function: GO:0005515 - protein binding [Evidence IEA]) has translation MGNCVSSSWGKWALCVQDSATSARSWSSTDFSVRSLLSQSLPEQPSTEPSSPAQETAEQAVLEEPRKASQNLDTLPAELFDMIASYLDRDGLYSLYLVSQRVSKLAYPSILASLHARKHTGLTPIEIENIHTLAIDPTINHLPRSLHVTVPYIGYSTARKVSWGRLSYDRKALHELPEMKALRQDLNRLVNCKEFHFTLARAGSTLENKIMYIEDALYAVLAENTVPVEKLILDSRVVKSRANEKSMMHPNLARVWRRLKSLKITESPSLDFSRGTALSHILQHAPELRSLSLHSLADTPARRSTIFNLASSANIRTNRLEKLRLSYLTVEPEDLIMWLTRFNSTLRILDLQSIGLAHGSWVNVVQHILDSCPNLQKVVVDYPWVSEWNRRAWDKFECSGPDIRIKLEQFKQSATEAKI, from the coding sequence ATGGGCAACTGCGTTTCTTCAAGTTGGGGGAAGTGGGCATTGTGTGTACAAGATAGCGCGACTTCAGCCCGATCTTGGTCTTCCACAGACTTCAGTGTGAGGTCACTTCTATCCCAGTCACTACCAGAGCAGCCATCGACCGAGCCGTCATCTCCTGCGCAGGAAACAGCGGAGCAGGCAGTGCTCGAAGAACCCCGAAAGGCATCTCAGAACCTCGATACTCTGCCTGCAGAGCTATTCGACATGATCGCCAGCTACCTTGACCGAGATGGGCTCTATAGCCTCTATCTCGTCTCCCAAAGGGTGAGCAAACTGGCCTACCCGTCCATTCTTGCTTCCTTACATGCCAGGAAACACACCGGGCTCACGCCCATAGAGATCGAAAACATCCACACTCTGGCGATTGACCCCACAATCAATCACCTTCCCAGGTCGTTGCATGTAACCGTGCCCTATATCGGGTACAGTACTGCACGGAAGGTAAGTTGGGGGCGCCTATCTTACGACCGCAAGGCCCTGCATGAGCTTCCAGAGATGAAAGCATTGAGGCAGGACTTGAATCGGTTAGTCAATTGCAAAGAGTTTCATTTCACACTCGCCAGGGCAGGGTCGACTTTGGAGAACAAGATCATGTACATCGAGGACGCTCTTTATGCAGTCCTTGCCGAAAACACCGTCCCAGTCGAGAAACTCATACTGGACAGCAGGGTTGTTAAGTCGCGGGCGAACGAGAAGTCAATGATGCACCCAAATCTTGCAAGGGTGTGGAGGCGCCTGAAGTCGCTCAAGATTACCGAGTCGCCCTCATTGGATTTTTCGAGAGGTACTGCTCTCTCCCACATCCTTCAGCACGCCCCAGAACTTCGAAGCCTTTCCCTCCACAGTCTAGCTGACACCCCTGCACGTCGTTCAACAATATTCAATTTAGCCAGCTCCGCAAACATACGAACTAACCGACTCGAGAAGCTGAGGCTCTCTTATCTCACAGTTGAGCCGGAAGATTTGATCATGTGGCTGACACGCTTCAATAGTACCCTGAGGATACTGGACCTTCAATCCATTGGCCTGGCGCACGGAAGCTGGGTAAATGTAGTCCAGCACATCCTCGACTCATGTCCTAACTTACAGAAAGTTGTTGTGGACTACCCCTGGGTTTCTGAATGGAACCGGCGTGCCTGGGATAAATTTGAGTGCTCGGGGCCTGATATTCGAATCAAGCTAGAGCAATTCAAGCAGAGCGCCACTGAAGCCAAAATTTGA
- a CDS encoding uncharacterized protein (COG:A;~EggNog:ENOG410PHKU;~InterPro:IPR006569,IPR035967,IPR000061;~PFAM:PF01805;~go_function: GO:0003723 - RNA binding [Evidence IEA];~go_process: GO:0006396 - RNA processing [Evidence IEA]), whose product MSDESKSKGFPDISAKLSAIPKKSLFERQKAEAEAKRAREQAETAAVYEDFVKSFEDDSPAHDRHSSDGRLSRFPPKNPGFGGPGKRHFTSSGPRLSGPGTLGPPPPRKRPHEGFQPMHRNRDTASGVFGFDNTAPAAASAFRASDDEDEAAADAKEAERAAAKPTLYLASLPPGTSPSVLKSLIPSVLTVDNVKILRPPGQPINDRKSVAAIVTLANESAASDIDSTVSALQNRYLGWGYYLTISRHLSSAAIGSTMPVTVGLSSASSLPFGAKSITPDIPGRLNRAPPPGLHRGGFAPPSSYGSAYGRPGPSTQVEVKAPSDLKQLKLIHKTLENLLSYGPEFEALLMSRPEVQRDEKWAWIWNARSAGGVYYRWKLWEILTNTRPPANRRGRPQPPCTIFEGGANWAPPEAHIKFEYTTRMDEFVTDDDYDSSDEEMSDYEDERRNLGGAPPAEGPGAANEGLGYMNPLQKAKLTHLLARLPTTHAKLRKGDVARVTAFAIEHAGAGADEVVEMIVSNIMNPFAYTGANPDREAETGIARREQADLAKDNPADEGRPPTKENLDTSAAKLVGLYLVSDILSSSATSGVRHAWRYRQLFESALKTHQVFEHLGRLEKDFRWGRLRAEKWKRSVGTLLHLWEGWCVFPQSSQEHFFQIFEKPPLTEEELREEREKAEAERAASAFSKNKSRWKTVDEDATSGKFDPGRASETHPHRMDVDKPTAAPAAVESFDGESMSDIDGEPMEDSDLEGPDGEPMEEDSAAEEDPRESEEQPQKPAEPPAQPEYQPPARKPRPKAEDMFADSDDE is encoded by the coding sequence ATGTCGGATGAGTCGAAATCAAAAGGCTTCCCGGACATCTCGGCCAAACTGTCCGCAATCCCCAAGAAGTCGCTCTTCGAACGCCAGAAAGCTGAAGCGGAAGCCAAACGAGCCCGCGAGCAAGCCGAGACCGCCGCCGTATACGAGGACTTCGTCAAGTCATTCGAAGATGACTCTCCAGCACACGACCGACATTCCTCCGATGGACGATTGAGCCGATTCCCCCCCAAGAATCCAGGCTTTGGAGGCCCCGGAAAACGCCATTTCACGAGCTCGGGGCCGCGCTTGAGCGGTCCTGGTACTCTGggaccaccacctccgagaAAGCGCCCACACGAAGGGTTTCAGCCAATGCACCGTAATCGGGATACAGCGTCGGGGGTATTTGGGTTTGATAATACTGCACCGGCTGCTGCGTCGGCTTTCCGTGcttcggatgatgaggatgaagcagCTGCTGATGCGAAAGAGGCCGAACGGGCTGCTGCGAAACCTACGTTATATCTTGCGTCTCTACCGCCGGGAACTTCGCCTTCGGTGCTTAAGTCTTTGATACCCTCTGTGTTGACTGTCGATAATGTTAAGATCCTGCGACCCCCAGGTCAGCCTATAAACGACCGGAAGTCGGTGGCCGCCATTGTGACTCTCGCAAATGAGTCTGCGGCCTCGGATATCGATAGCACTGTTAGCGCTCTACAGAACAGATACCTAGGATGGGGATACTATTTGACAATCTCGAGACACCTTTCCTCTGCCGCTATTGGCTCGACGATGCCGGTCACTGTCGGCCTGTCGTCCGCAAgctctcttccttttggcGCCAAGTCGATTACGCCCGATATCCCTGGACGACTCAATCGTGCTCCACCCCCGGGGTTGCATCGTGGAGGATTCGCGCCACCGTCGTCGTACGGATCGGCTTATGGGAGACCTGGTCCTTCCACCCAGGTTGAGGTGAAGGCACCGTCAGACTTGAAACAGCTGAAGTTGATACACAAGACACTGGAGAACTTATTGAGCTATGGACCGGAGTTCGAGGCGCTGCTCATGAGCAGACCCGAGGTTCAACGAGACGAGAAATGGGCATGGATTTGGAATGCTAGAAGTGCTGGTGGGGTGTACTATAGGTGGAAACTGTGGGAGATTCTCACCAATACCCGCCCTCCTGCAAATCGACGGGGTAGGCCGCAACCACCATGCACTATATTCGAGGGTGGTGCCAATTGGGCCCCGCCGGAGGCACATATCAAGTTCGAGTATACAACACGCATGGACGAGTTTGTAACGGACGATGACTACGACTCCTCTGACGAAGAGATGTCGGATTATGAGGACGAAAGGCGGAACCTTGGCGGTGCACCGCCAGCAGAGGGTCCTGGCGCCGCAAATGAGGGACTGGGCTATATGAATCCTTTACAGAAGGCCAAGCTAACCCATCTGCTTGCTCGACTTCCGACTACACATGCCAAATTACGAAAGGGAGATGTTGCTCGAGTTACTGCTTTCGCCATTGAGCACGCGGGCGCAGGGGCCGACGAAGTCGTGGAAATGATTGTATCGAACATCATGAACCCGTTTGCCTACACTGGGGCAAATCCCGATCGTGAGGCAGAAACAGGAATTGCCCGTCGTGAACAAGCAGACTTAGCCAAGGATAATCCCGCCGACGAAGGGCGGCCACCGACGAAGGAGAATCTGGATACATCAGCTGCAAAGTTAGTTGGTCTCTACTTAGTATCCGACATCCTCTCATCTTCCGCCACGAGCGGCGTGCGACATGCTTGGCGGTATCGGCAGCTGTTTGAGTCTGCTCTGAAGACACACCAGGTGTTCGAGCACTTGGGAAGACTCGAGAAGGACTTCAGATGGGGTCGGCTGAGGGCCGAAAAGTGGAAGCGCAGCGTTGGcactcttcttcatctgtgGGAAGGCTGGTGTGTTTTTCCACAGTCAAGCCAAGAAcacttcttccagatcttTGAGAAGCCGCCGCTCACGGAAGAGGAGCTacgagaagagagggagaaggccgaggccgaACGCGCTGCGAGTGCATTCTCCAAGAACAAGAGCCGCTGGAAGACAGTCGATGAAGATGCTACCTCCGGGAAGTTTGATCCTGGGCGAGCGTCTGAAACACATCCTCACCGGATGGATGTTGATAAGCCGACGGCTGCACCAGCAGCGGTTGAGAGTTTTGATGGGGAATCTATGAGTGATATTGATGGAGAACCTATGGAGGACAGCGACCTGGAAGGGCCGGATGGAGAgccaatggaagaagactCTGCTGCAGAGGAAGATCCCAGGGAGTCGGAAGAGCAACCACAAAAACCAGCCGAGCCACCAGCCCAACCGGAGTACCAGCCGCCAGCCCGAAAGCCGCGGCCTAAAGCCGAAGATATGTTTGCCGATTCAGACGATGAGTGA
- the NTF2 gene encoding nuclear transport factor 2 family protein (BUSCO:EOG09265BCT;~COG:U;~EggNog:ENOG410PP3P;~InterPro:IPR018222,IPR032710,IPR002075;~PFAM:PF02136) — MADFQNIAQQFVQFYYQTFDSDRQQLAGLYRDNSMLTFETSSQMSVAPIMEKLTSLPFQKVQHQISTLDAQPSVNGSIIVMVTGALIVDDEPRPMNYTQTFTLNPEGGSYYVFNDIFRLIMG, encoded by the exons ATGGCCG ACTTCCAGAACATCGCAC AGCAATTTGTGCAATTCTACTACCAGACCTTTGACTCGGACCGTCAGCAGCTGGCCGGTCTCTAC CGCGATAACTCTATGCTCACCTTCGAGACCTCTTCTCAGATGAGCGTCGCCCCCATCATGGAGAAGCTGACC AGCCTTCCCTTCCAGAAGGTCCAGCACCAGATCTCCACTCTCGATGCTCAGCCCTCTGTTAACGGCAGCATCATCGTCATGGTTACCGGTGCTCTCATC GTCGATGATGAGCCCCGTCCCATGAACTACACCCAGACTTTCACTCTCAACCCCGAGGGTGGCAGCTACTACGTCTTCAACGACATCTTCCGTCTCATCATGGGTTAA